The Chloroherpetonaceae bacterium genome window below encodes:
- the csm2 gene encoding type III-A CRISPR-associated protein Csm2: MSNESFDFTAVFGTLPKLDDVKNAIQNCQKFSELNDSDLLPNYAATVAKTIKVTSTQLNRFYRYVKSIEQANRMSNPDATTANDGFIDKHKLKFLLPKIAGSSERDSLKELYEIFAVSTPKIKTVSDLRTFVEFFEAILDYHSTFDTKKKDK; the protein is encoded by the coding sequence ATGTCAAATGAATCATTTGATTTCACCGCTGTATTTGGGACATTACCCAAGTTAGATGATGTGAAAAATGCAATCCAGAATTGTCAAAAATTTAGCGAACTCAATGATTCAGATTTGTTGCCGAACTATGCGGCTACTGTCGCTAAAACGATAAAAGTTACATCTACTCAACTAAATCGTTTTTACAGATATGTCAAAAGTATTGAACAGGCCAATCGTATGAGCAACCCTGATGCAACAACTGCCAACGATGGATTTATTGATAAGCACAAATTGAAATTCCTATTACCAAAGATAGCAGGCAGTTCTGAGCGAGACAGTCTGAAGGAACTCTATGAAATTTTTGCCGTCTCTACGCCTAAAATTAAAACGGTTTCAGATTTAAGAACATTCGTTGAATTTTTTGAAGCGATTCTTGACTACCACAGCACATTTGACACCAAAAAGAAAGATAAATAA